A genome region from Clostridium sp. JN-9 includes the following:
- a CDS encoding DUF4878 domain-containing protein: protein MKKFKVIVVFLLISTFTIGIYGCGIKSPTNTVKDYLEEIKEGENGDFSNLVNKTLSSNKENTVKETTKDETNKKLIDSMKKMTYTINSEKTNGNNATVNVKINGPDVESVIVDFMQKAITMSLTQGLSENKPNNEETDKLYENLFANCMNNVKYTDRTGDISLTKTDGKWKINSTDSLAKLLMNIDSALLNSKTDASKTNSNQIKEMTLNTPFNVDTEIGRYNLTIEGATLTDKRNEFTDKKVNKVVILNYSYTNESFGKNDGTDLYIDENAFQVLDDEGNVLDTYPVYDDNRKAQNTPVGGKSKGSIAYGLTTDSKNLNVTFIRGNNKVSKITIPIK, encoded by the coding sequence GTGAAAAAATTTAAAGTGATAGTTGTATTTCTATTAATTTCTACATTTACAATAGGAATATATGGATGTGGGATAAAATCACCTACTAATACAGTTAAAGACTATCTAGAAGAAATAAAAGAAGGAGAAAATGGAGATTTCTCAAACTTAGTGAATAAAACATTAAGTAGTAACAAAGAAAACACAGTAAAAGAAACGACTAAAGATGAAACAAATAAAAAATTGATAGATTCAATGAAAAAAATGACATATACTATAAATTCAGAGAAGACAAATGGAAATAATGCTACAGTTAATGTGAAGATCAATGGACCAGACGTTGAAAGTGTGATTGTAGATTTTATGCAAAAGGCTATAACTATGTCGCTTACTCAAGGTTTATCTGAAAATAAACCTAATAATGAAGAAACAGATAAATTATATGAAAACTTATTTGCAAATTGCATGAATAATGTTAAATACACAGATAGAACAGGAGATATTTCTCTTACTAAAACAGATGGCAAGTGGAAAATAAATAGTACTGATTCATTGGCTAAACTGCTTATGAATATAGATAGTGCACTGCTTAATTCAAAAACCGATGCAAGCAAAACCAATAGTAATCAAATAAAGGAAATGACTTTGAATACTCCATTTAATGTTGATACTGAGATTGGAAGATATAACCTCACAATTGAAGGGGCAACATTGACAGATAAGAGAAATGAATTTACTGATAAAAAAGTTAATAAAGTTGTAATTTTAAATTACTCTTATACAAACGAAAGTTTTGGAAAGAACGATGGAACAGATTTGTATATTGATGAAAATGCATTTCAGGTTTTAGATGATGAAGGAAATGTATTAGATACGTATCCAGTGTATGATGACAATAGAAAAGCACAAAATACACCTGTTGGTGGTAAAAGCAAAGGGAGCATCGCATATGGACTAACAACAGACAGTAAAAATTTAAATGTTACCTTTATTAGGGGAAACAATAAGGTTTCAAAAATTACAATACCAATTAAATAA